GCCCGACAGCGCGGCAGTCCAGAAGCGGTCACCGACCAATCACGATCGCGAAAAGCCGGGCGACGACAATTGCGCGATCTGCGCACTGGTCGCGATGGCGGGAACGGTCGTGTTCGCGACGCCGCCCCTGCTGCATTTGCCGCAGGCGGTCGAACTGCTCTACCGCACCACCGATGCCGAATTCGTCCATCTGGAATCGGCAAGCCACGCGTTCCAGCCGCGCGCTCCTCCCGCCTCCTGATGTCGATCGATTGAGCTGCCTTCGGCGTCGGCCGCGCTTTGCGCCGATTCCGCGAGGCTATCGAACACGATCCGTCGCGTGTCGACGGCGCGTGCTGCCTGCAGGTGCTCCGGACGAGCGCGGCGGTACGCGATCGGAAATCAGGACAATGGTGTCTTCAAAAGCAATCCTGGCGGGCTCGAGCCTCGCCGCACTCACCCTATTTCATCCCGGCAGTAACGCCACGGCGCAGACAACGGCCCCCATGACGACGCTCCCCAGCGTCGAGGTCGATGCGCCAAAGCGAACGCAGGCGCCGCACCGCCCGAAAGTTCGCGTCGCCGTCGACAGGCGACGTTCAGCCTCGCAGGCACGGCCGCAGGCCGAGGCGCCCGCCGCCGTCGAGGGCCAGAGCAACCGGTTGGATGCCGCGCGCCAAAGCGTGCTTCCGCCCGGCGGGGCGACGGCTCACACGCTCACGCGCCAGGCCATCGAGGCGTTGCCGCAGGGCAGTAACGCCTCGCTCGACAAGGTGCTGCTGCAATTCCCCGGCGTCACCCAGGATTCGGCGGCGAGCGGCGACCTGCACATCCGCAACGAGCACGCCAATCTGCAATACCGCATCAACGGCGTGATGCTTCCCGACGGCGTCGGCGCGTTCGGGCAGATTCTCGACACCGGCATCGTCGGCAGCATGAGCCTGCTCACCGGCGCGCTGCCGGCGCAGTATGGCCAGCGCACCGCCGGCGTGCTCGACATCCAGACCAAGGCCGATGCTTTCAACAATTCCGGCGTGGTCGGCGTTTATGGCGGCAGCAACGGCACCATCTCGACCAACGTGGAATACGGCGGGACGGCGGGGCAGACGCAGTATTTCCTGTCGGGACGTTTTCTCCAGAACAATCTCGGCATCGAGAACCCGACGCCGTCGGTCAATGCGATCCACGACCGCACCAACCAGGAGAAGGGATTTCTCTATCTCTCCACGATGATCGATCCGACCAGCCGCCTCACCTTCATGAGCGGCGTGTCGAATGCGACGTTCCAGATTCCGAACAATCCCGGCCAGACGCCTGCGAATACGGCGTTCGGCGTCTCGAGTTTCGACTCGTCGCGGCTCAACGAGCACCAGAACGAGTTCAACCAGTTCAACGTCGTCTCCTACCAGACCTCGAACGGCGAGTTCGACACGCAGACCTCGTATTTCAATCGCACCAGCCTGCTGCACTTCTACCCCGATCCGATCGGCGATCTCGTCTTCAACGGCGCGTCCTCGGACGTCTACCGCCAGAGCGTGGTCAACGGCCTTCAGCAGGACACCGCCTGGCGCATTGGCTATGCACACACGCTGCGCTTCGGCCTGTCGGTGAGCGCGGAGCGAACGCTGGTCAACAGCGGGACCACGGTGTTGCCGCTGGTCGATCCCGCCGATCCGGGCGCAGGCACGATCGACGCGCCGTTCTCGGTGTTCGATTCCAGCGCCAAGACCGGCTGGCTGATCGGGACCTACGTGCAGGACGAATGGAAGATCACCAACAATCTTACCCTGAATGCCGGCCTGCGCTTCGACCAGATGTACCAATATGTCGATGCGAACCAGCTCAGCCCGCGCGTCAGCCTGACCTGGAAACCGTTCGAGGGCACCACGTTCCACGCCGGCTATGCACGCAACTTCACGCCGCCCTCGCAGGTGATCGCCGCGCCCGTCAATCTAGCGCTGGTCACTCCGCCCGGCGCGCCCGCGAACACGCAGACGCCGGAGGTCGGGCAGAACAGCCCGGTGCTGCCGGAGCGGTCGCACGTGTTCGACGTCGGTGTGACGCAGAAGGTCTATGCGATCCCCGGCCTCGAGGTCGGCGCCGACGCCTACTACAAGAAGGCGCGCGACCTGCTCGACGACGGCCAGTTCGGCGCGGCCTATGTGTTGAGCGGCTTCAACTACGATCGCGGCGAGAATGTCGGCGTCGAGCTGAAATCGACCTACAAGAACGGCAATTTCAGCGCCTACGCCAACCTCGCCTGGGCCAAGCAGATCGCGACCAACGTGGTCTCGAACCAGTATCTGTTCGGCGCGGACGAGCTCTCCTATATCGACGGCCACTACATCTACACCGACCACGCGCAGATGCTGTCGGCGTCGGCCGGCGCCTCCTATCTCTGGGAGGGCACGCGTTATAGCGTGTCGATGGTCTATGGCAGTGGCCTTCGCTCGGGCTTTGCCAACACCGATCATTTGCCCGGATACACGCAGGTCAATTTCGGCCTCTCGCACGACTTCAACATCGTCGCGCCGAACAAGCCGACGACGGTGCGATTCGACGTGGTCAATGCGTTCGACACGATCTACCAGATCCGCGACGGCTCCGGCATCGGCGTATTCGCCCCGCAATACGGACCCCGCCGCGGATTCTATTTCGGCGTCTCGCAGCGGTTCTAGAGCGGGATCGAGTCAGGCTCGATCGGCGTCCGGGAACACCTCTCCCCGACGGGGAGAGGTGTTCGGAGTTCGCGGACTATACTGATTCAACCAAAACGCATTCCACTTTAGCTAAACAGAGCATTTGCGCCTGGGCCTGCGGGCTCCGGCGCAACAGGTGGCGCTTCACTTGCGATAGGCGACGCAGTCGATTTCCACCTTGCAGTCCACCACCATGCTCGACACCACGCAGGCCCGCGCCGGCGGATTGGCGCCGAAATATTCGGCGAAGACCTTGTTGAAGCTCTGGAAGTCGCGGGGGTCGTCGAGCCAGACGCCGCAACGCACGACATCCTTCGGCTCGTAACCGGCCTCCGTCAGGATCGCGAGCATGTTGCGGATCGCCTTGTGCGATTGCGGGATGATGCCGCCCTCGATCACTTCGCCGTTCTCCATCGGCGTCTGGCCGGAGACATAGAGCCAGCCGTCGGCCTGCACCGCGCGAGCAAAGGGAAGGTGCTGGCCGCCGGTACCGGTGCCGCCGGCCGCGCCATATCGTTTCAGCGTCATTGCGAATCGTCCTGTGTGTGATGGCTGAGATTGCGGGGCCGTCATCCCGTGATCAAGGCCCGGCCGGGCCGCGCGAAGGTGCTGCGACCGCCTGCGACCACAGCCTCGCCGGCGACGAAAACCGAACGGATGCCCGCGGGCATTTCCGTCGGCGTCTCGAACGTCGCCTTGTCCATGATGGTCTCGTCGAACAGCGTGAGATCCGCGATCATGCCCGGCCGAAGAATGCCGCGGTCGGAGAGGCCGAAGCGTTGCGCCGGCATCGCGGTCATCCGCCGCACGGCATCTTCGAGCGTCAGCCAGCCTTGCTCGCGCGTCAGCCGGCCGGCGACACGCGGGAAACTGCCATAGGCGCGCGGATGCGGCTTGGTGCCCGGGCGGGGAATGCCGTCGGAGCCGACCATGTGCAGGCGATGAGTGAAGGCCGCACGCAGATCGGCCTCATCGAGCTGGAACATGATGATGCCGGTCTGGCCCTGGTCCTCCTCGATGCACCGAACCATCAGATCGAACGGGGAGATGCCGAGCTCGCGCGCGGCATCGACCATCGACTTGCCCTCGAGCGGCTTCAGCGCGGGATTGGCGGTGGCGGAGATGCGCACATTGTGCCAGCCGATCAGCACGATCTTGGACTGCGCGGCATGCGGATCGGGATCGCCCTCCTCCACCAGCACGCGCAGCGCCTCGCGCCTGGCCGGATCGCGCAGCCGCGCGCGCAGGGCATCGATACCGCCTTCGAGCGCCGCCGGCGGCAGCAATTGCAGCATGTAGGAGCTGCCGGCGGGGTACGGATACATGTCGAAGGAGATGTCGATCCCCTCCGCGCGCGCGGCCTCCAGCCGGTCGAGCGCCTTGGGGATCGCGCCCCAGTTCGGCTTTCCCGCCGATTGCAGATGCGACAGCAGTCCCGCTGCGCCCGAGGCGCGCAGGATCGCGATGAACTCGTCGATGGATGGCAAGAGGCCCGCTTCATAGCTGCGGACATGCGCGGTGAGCAGCTTGCCGTGCGCTCGCACGGTCTCCGCCAGCGCGTTCAGTTCGTTGGTGTCGGCATAAGCACTCGGCGGATAGACGAGGCCGAGCGACAGGCCGGCCGCGCCTTGCGAGAGCTGCTGCGCCAGCAGCGCCTGCATCGCCGCGATCTCCTCGCCGCTCGCCGCGCGGCGCTCGTAACCGAGCACGGCGAGCCTGATCGCGGCGTGTCCGACCAGCGAAACGAGGTTGAGCGCCACGCCTGGCCCTTCCAGGGCCTGCCGATAGCCGTCGAAACTGTCGAACACTTCGTCCGCCTGAGTCTCGCCGGCGAGTCCCGAGAAATGCAGCCGCAGCATCTCGGCGGAGCCCGCGGTCGCCGGATAGAGCGAGAAGCAGCAATTGCCGACCACGAGCGTGGTCACGCCCTGCAACACCTTCTCGGGCCTGTCAGGCTCGCGCAGGCAGATCAGATCGTCGTGGCAATGGGCGTCGATGAAGCCGGGCGCCAGATAACACCCGCGCGCGTCGACGATGTCGGCGTCCTCCGCCGGCAAGGCGGCGCCGATCGCCGCGATGCGGTTGCCGCTGATGCGCAGGTCGGCCTCGAACCACGGCGCGCCGGTGCCGTCGATCAGCCTGGCGTTGCGGATCAGCGTGTCCTTGCTGCTGGAACTCCGGGGCATGCCCCTCTCCTCAGTGAACAGGCACCGCGCCGGCCGGCGGTACCTCCTCGAAATCGGGAATCGGCTCGATGCGGCCGAGCACCACGACATAGAAGAAGATGCCGATCAGCAGCACGACGCCCGCGATCATGAAGGCACCGGCGAAGGATTGAGTCCAGTCGACCACCACGCCGGTCACGATCGGCGCGAGCACACCCATCATGTTGTTGGTGAAATTCAGAATGCCGCCGACGGTTCCCGCCCCGCCCTTGGGCGCGATCAGCGACACGATCGAGGAGCCGACGGGAGCTGCGGCTGACAGCCCCGAGATCGCGATCGACAGCCACAACAGCGCCCAGCCCGGCTTCACCGTGAAGGCGGCGCCGATCACGGCGAGCCCCATCAGCATGCCGACGATGATCACCGACTGACGCACCCGCGTCGAGTCGTAGCCACGCGCGATCAGATGATCCACCAGGAAGCCGCCGATCAGGAGGTCCGCCAAGGTCGCGAAGATCCACGGAATGGTCGAATAGCCCGCGGCCGACATCAGGTTCATGTGCATGGTCTGGGCGAGATAGCCCGGCAGCCAGGTCAGGAAGAGGTAGAAGGTGTAGCCATAGGCCGAAAAGCCGATGGTCAGGCCCCAGACCTTGCGGTTGCGCAGGAGGTAGCCGAGCATGCGGCTCTGTCCCACTGCAGCGGGACCTTCGGGCGTGCCGCCGCCGGCGATGATGTAATCATGCTCCGCCTTCGAGAGCTTCGGATCTTCGCTCGGGTTGCGATAGATGACGTAGTAGGCGACGAAATAGAGGAAGCTCAGCACGGCGGTGACGCCAAAGCCCCAGCGCCAGCCATAGAGAAAGATCACATAGGCGACCAGCGGCACGCCAATCACGTTGGAGAACTTGGCGGCGGAATCGAAGATCGCGGTCGAGCGCGCGCGTTCGTCGAGGGGAAACCAGTGGCCGGTCGCCTTCTGGCTTGCCGGAAACGCCGGCGCTTCAGCAACACCGAGCAGCAGGCGCGCTGCGGCAATGCCCCACAATCCGCTGGCGAGCGCGGTGATGGTGGCGGCGACAGCCCAGAGGAAGCTCGAGGCTCGGCCGACCATGGTGACGCCGAAGCGGTCGAGCACCATGCCGCCGGGGACCTGCAGCAGCGAATAGGTCCAGAAGAACGCGCTGCCGAGCAGGCCGATGTCGGTCGCGGTGAGGCCGAGTTCCTTCGTCAGCTCGGGCGTCGCGGCGGAGAGCCCGACCCGATCGATGTAGTTGATGAGAATTCCGACGCCGAGCAGACAACCGATCAGCCAGCGTCGTCCGGGTACCTGTTGTCCTGCATTCGCCATTTTCGAATCCTCGCTTGAACACGCAGGAACGCGTCTCCCGCCCCGACATCGGGACGAGAGAATCTCATCGCGCCTGCAGCTACGTTGTCTCTTATAGTGGACAATATTATCTTATAGCGACACGTTAGTTATTGCGGCGGCGTGATGTCAAGCCCGGACATTCTAGTCCCTCCCGCCGCGAGGCGCATTTGCCGAACGTTGTGCGCTGCGTGCGCGAACATCGGGACGCGCAACGACGACGCGTGACACGATGCGGGAACATCGGTCACAGCGCCGCCGAAAGGACTCAGCTCAGGTGCGATCGGAGAGTTCGGTTGCGGTGGCGACCAGATCGTCGAGCAGCGCGGTCCTGCGCTCCTTCACCGAATCTGCGGGAACCACGAAGCACAGCGTCGCAACCGCGACACCCTTCTTGTCACGGATGGGCGCCGCAAGACACGAGGTGAACCGATCGGACAGCGCCGTTGTCACGCATTTGCCGTCACGCCTCGCGCGTGCGACGTCCTTGATGAAATCATCGACATCGAGCACGCGGCCGTCAGGAAGACGAAAATCCTCTTTCGGAACGAACGCACGAATCTCCGCCGGGCTCATGTGATCGAGCAGCAGCCGGCCCGATGCCGTCCACGGCAGCGGCACCTCGATGCCGACATCCGTGGTGATCCGAAACAGGCCCGACCCGTCCCTGGTATCGACCACCACATATTTGCGGCCACGCAGCGCGCAGAGCTGCGCCGTGGCGCTGTGCTGGGTCGCGAGCCGGTCGAGCGCTTCGCGGCATCGGCGATGCAGCGGATTGGCCTCCGCATAGGCCCGCCCGTAGAGATGCACCGCCTTGCCGAAATAGACCTGGCCGCCGTCGCCGACGTTCTCGAGCAGGTCAGCTTCGATCAGGCGGTTGGCGATGGCATAGACGGTCGAGCGCGGCGCGCCCATCTGCTTGGCGAGATCGCTGAGTTTGGACGGCGCGCGCAAATGCAGCAGTGCTTCCAGGAGATCGATGGTCCGATCGATCCCGTTCTGGCGTTCCGCGGGCGAGGCGCCCTTCTTCGATGCAGCCAAACTTCACATGTCCTTCGTCAGCTTCGCCTGCCGCTTTTGGCATAAACAGCGCGAGCGGTATAGCGTGTCCGCCTTTGCGCATTCAGAATTCAGCTTGGATGTTATCCAGTTCACAAAGCTGCAGCCACTCAGCGACGGATTTGCCGCAAGCGTGATCAACCCCTCCTTCAAACCTGTGGTAGCATCTCCTCTTGAAGCTCTATTAGCGTGCAATTGTATTGAGCACCATGGCAGGTTGTGATTTCAACACTGCCCGTGCCGAATTCGGCCTGCAACGATCGCATTGCTTGCGTTCAACCTGCCGGACAACTAGCCAGATTTAATTGCGCGCAGGCGAGGCCAAGCGTCTGCAAGCCATAGCACCTTGAACTGCGGAATTTTCTCGAAGCCGCGCCTGCGCAAACCAGAAGCGATCGCGAGACATTTCAGTTTCAAGGAGTAGCAATATGGCTCTCAGCAGCACCAGCTTGACCGATATTGGACAAGGCGCCGGCAAGACCACCAATTTCTGGATACGATACGAGAATTCGCTCGCCGACCAGACCAACGTCATCAACAACGCCAATTCCCTGCTCAGCAACATCAGTCCCTCGCTGAGCGTCATCGAGAACGAGTTCAACGTCACCACCGGCTGGTTCGGCACACCCTCCAGCCAGTTCGGCACCGGCGCGCGGCAAGAGGTTCGCCTCGATCAGGCCGACTCTGCCCTTTCGGGCGGAGGCTTCTCCTTTCCCGGCGCCAGCAACAACGGCGTCGGCAATCCGATCAGCCTCGACTCGCAAAACCTGATGAGCGACGCGCCGCTGCCGGCGCAGCGCGTCGGCATGGTGTTCATTGCCGAGTGGGTCGAGGTGCTGATGGGCATTCGCGGCAATTGGAACGCCGGTGACAGCAGCGGCGAAGGCTTGTCGCATTGGTCGGCCATCACCCGCTTCCAGCAGGGCCATGACAATTATTACAGCTCGTTCGTCGCGAACTGGCTGAACGGAGACGGCAACCCCAATCAGGGAACGATCCTGCCGAACCCGGCGCGCGGCGACTGGGTCAACACGACCTATACCGGCTCGACCGTGAGCGACGGCACGTTCGTGCACGGCGACGGCGATCCCGTCAGCTACGGCTGCGCGCTCGGCTTCATCTACTACCTCAACGTCCAGCTCGGCTTCAGCATCAACCAGATCATTGCGAACTACAATTCCAACCTGGCTAGCGTCTATCACGCCGTGACCAGCGACAATTC
The genomic region above belongs to Bradyrhizobium sp. CCBAU 53338 and contains:
- a CDS encoding DUF2946 family protein, translated to MKWFRSNIRHGARLAMFAMLVQFALTFGHSHWFAQAAPLAQAQLADGAKSIASPDSAAVQKRSPTNHDREKPGDDNCAICALVAMAGTVVFATPPLLHLPQAVELLYRTTDAEFVHLESASHAFQPRAPPAS
- a CDS encoding RidA family protein, translated to MTLKRYGAAGGTGTGGQHLPFARAVQADGWLYVSGQTPMENGEVIEGGIIPQSHKAIRNMLAILTEAGYEPKDVVRCGVWLDDPRDFQSFNKVFAEYFGANPPARACVVSSMVVDCKVEIDCVAYRK
- a CDS encoding TonB-dependent receptor, with product MVSSKAILAGSSLAALTLFHPGSNATAQTTAPMTTLPSVEVDAPKRTQAPHRPKVRVAVDRRRSASQARPQAEAPAAVEGQSNRLDAARQSVLPPGGATAHTLTRQAIEALPQGSNASLDKVLLQFPGVTQDSAASGDLHIRNEHANLQYRINGVMLPDGVGAFGQILDTGIVGSMSLLTGALPAQYGQRTAGVLDIQTKADAFNNSGVVGVYGGSNGTISTNVEYGGTAGQTQYFLSGRFLQNNLGIENPTPSVNAIHDRTNQEKGFLYLSTMIDPTSRLTFMSGVSNATFQIPNNPGQTPANTAFGVSSFDSSRLNEHQNEFNQFNVVSYQTSNGEFDTQTSYFNRTSLLHFYPDPIGDLVFNGASSDVYRQSVVNGLQQDTAWRIGYAHTLRFGLSVSAERTLVNSGTTVLPLVDPADPGAGTIDAPFSVFDSSAKTGWLIGTYVQDEWKITNNLTLNAGLRFDQMYQYVDANQLSPRVSLTWKPFEGTTFHAGYARNFTPPSQVIAAPVNLALVTPPGAPANTQTPEVGQNSPVLPERSHVFDVGVTQKVYAIPGLEVGADAYYKKARDLLDDGQFGAAYVLSGFNYDRGENVGVELKSTYKNGNFSAYANLAWAKQIATNVVSNQYLFGADELSYIDGHYIYTDHAQMLSASAGASYLWEGTRYSVSMVYGSGLRSGFANTDHLPGYTQVNFGLSHDFNIVAPNKPTTVRFDVVNAFDTIYQIRDGSGIGVFAPQYGPRRGFYFGVSQRF
- a CDS encoding IclR family transcriptional regulator, whose product is MAASKKGASPAERQNGIDRTIDLLEALLHLRAPSKLSDLAKQMGAPRSTVYAIANRLIEADLLENVGDGGQVYFGKAVHLYGRAYAEANPLHRRCREALDRLATQHSATAQLCALRGRKYVVVDTRDGSGLFRITTDVGIEVPLPWTASGRLLLDHMSPAEIRAFVPKEDFRLPDGRVLDVDDFIKDVARARRDGKCVTTALSDRFTSCLAAPIRDKKGVAVATLCFVVPADSVKERRTALLDDLVATATELSDRT
- a CDS encoding amidohydrolase family protein → MPRSSSSKDTLIRNARLIDGTGAPWFEADLRISGNRIAAIGAALPAEDADIVDARGCYLAPGFIDAHCHDDLICLREPDRPEKVLQGVTTLVVGNCCFSLYPATAGSAEMLRLHFSGLAGETQADEVFDSFDGYRQALEGPGVALNLVSLVGHAAIRLAVLGYERRAASGEEIAAMQALLAQQLSQGAAGLSLGLVYPPSAYADTNELNALAETVRAHGKLLTAHVRSYEAGLLPSIDEFIAILRASGAAGLLSHLQSAGKPNWGAIPKALDRLEAARAEGIDISFDMYPYPAGSSYMLQLLPPAALEGGIDALRARLRDPARREALRVLVEEGDPDPHAAQSKIVLIGWHNVRISATANPALKPLEGKSMVDAARELGISPFDLMVRCIEEDQGQTGIIMFQLDEADLRAAFTHRLHMVGSDGIPRPGTKPHPRAYGSFPRVAGRLTREQGWLTLEDAVRRMTAMPAQRFGLSDRGILRPGMIADLTLFDETIMDKATFETPTEMPAGIRSVFVAGEAVVAGGRSTFARPGRALITG
- a CDS encoding MFS transporter, which encodes MANAGQQVPGRRWLIGCLLGVGILINYIDRVGLSAATPELTKELGLTATDIGLLGSAFFWTYSLLQVPGGMVLDRFGVTMVGRASSFLWAVAATITALASGLWGIAAARLLLGVAEAPAFPASQKATGHWFPLDERARSTAIFDSAAKFSNVIGVPLVAYVIFLYGWRWGFGVTAVLSFLYFVAYYVIYRNPSEDPKLSKAEHDYIIAGGGTPEGPAAVGQSRMLGYLLRNRKVWGLTIGFSAYGYTFYLFLTWLPGYLAQTMHMNLMSAAGYSTIPWIFATLADLLIGGFLVDHLIARGYDSTRVRQSVIIVGMLMGLAVIGAAFTVKPGWALLWLSIAISGLSAAAPVGSSIVSLIAPKGGAGTVGGILNFTNNMMGVLAPIVTGVVVDWTQSFAGAFMIAGVVLLIGIFFYVVVLGRIEPIPDFEEVPPAGAVPVH